The Choristoneura fumiferana chromosome 10, NRCan_CFum_1, whole genome shotgun sequence genome has a segment encoding these proteins:
- the LOC141431971 gene encoding protein no-on-transient A-like isoform X3 translates to MQMHAMNHYGNQRGFGGPPQPQRQGGRRGNNRGGFRQTRFDNNGPNQRNPNQGQGGQRPSNEPPKQAQQAAEKPPQQQQQQQPAQPVQAQPQKTEAPAQPNVQNVQKPPQNQPSQQNQQQPAPKPLMNIQTKPVESQDKVDKAVIDVDQPKPANQNMQQKNMNGGNFGGGNKQGGWQGGPGNKHGGNFNQGGNFNQGGNYGQGNKPFGQKHGGPGGQGGQGGPPRNQQRPNNRGGSLMDGKQPAQREEHMLANKLKDLVGPLVDLPPLDQSEVKFNGRSRLYIGNLTGDVTEEEIQALFAPYGETAELFVNKEKNFGFIKVDYRVNAEKAKRELDGKMRNGRTLRVRFAPHNSAVRVKNLPPFVSNELLYRAFEIFGKIERAYVKVDERGKSLGEGVVEYARKPSALAAIRNCTEKCFFLTSSLRPVIVESFEEPDEFDGYPEKNLPKKHPEFLRAREYGPRFSELNSFEHEYGTRWKQLHELHRQKEEALKKELSAEEEKLEAQMEYAKYEHETELLREQLRQREQDRERQKRSWEQAERAAEERREAERAQLLRQEEELSTRMRHQDDELRRRQQENTLFVQAQRLNSMLDRQEQGMFDQQQPMVSVFS, encoded by the exons ATGCAAATGCACGCCATGAATCATTACGGTAATCAACGAGGTTTTGGAGGCCCACCACAACCTCAACGACAGGGCGGTCGTCGGGGAAACAACCGAGGTGGATTCCGGCAGACGAGATTTGATAATAACGGCCCTAACCAGAGAAATCCTAACCAGGGACAAGGAGGTCAACGCCCCAGTAACGAG CCACCTAAACAAGCCCAGCAAGCTGCAGAGAAACCAccacagcagcagcagcagcagcagcctGCTCAACCTGTGCAAGCTCAACCGCAGAAGACTGAGGCTCCTGCTCAGCCCAATGTGCAGAATGTGCAGAAGCCTCCGCAGAACCAGCCTTCACAACAGAACCAGCAGCAACCAGCTCCCAAACCTCTCATGAATATTCAAACCAAGCCTGTGGAATCACAGGACAAAGTTGATAAAGCTGTTATTGATGTTGATCAGCCCAAACCTGCTAATCAAAATATGCAGCAGAAG AATATGAATGGTGGCAACTTTGGAGGAGGCAACAAACAGGGAGGCTGGCAAGGTGGGCCAGGAAATAAACATGGTGGTAACTTTAATCAGGGAGGTAATTTTAATCAGGGTGGTAATTATGGACAAGGGAACAAGCCTTTCGGGCAGAAACATGGTGGCCCTGGAGGACAGGGGGGTCAAGGTGGTCCTCCTCGCAATCAACAGCGCCCCAACAATAGAGGAGGTTCTCTAATGGATGGGAAGCAACCAGCGCAGAGAGAG GAACACATGTTGGCCAACAAGTTGAAGGATCTGGTTGGTCCATTGGTTGATTTACCCCCCTTAGACCAGAGTGAGGTCAAGTTTAATGGCAGAAGCCGTTTGTACATTGGTAATTTAACTGGAGATGTGACTGAAGAGGAAATTCAGGCTTTGTTCGCTCCTTATGGGGAAACAGCAGAACTATTTGTGAACAAAGAAAAGAACTTTGGATTTATTAAAGTT gaTTACAGGGTAAATGCTGAAAAAGCTAAGCGCGAGTTGGACGGTAAAATGAGGAATGGCAGAACACTGAGAGTTAGATTCGCGCCTCACAACAGTGCTGTGCGTGTAAAGAATTTGCCTCCATTTGTGTCCAATGAACTCCTTTACCGTGCTTTTGAAATTTTCGGCAAAATTGAAAGGGCTTATGTAAAGGTTGATGAGAGAGGGAAATCTCTGGGAGAGGGTGTCGTAGAGTATGCCCGAAAGCCCAGTGCCTTGGCTGCTATTCGCAACTGCACTGAGAAGtgctttttcttgacttc ATCTTTGCGTCCGGTTATTGTGGAAAGCTTTGAGGAGCCTGATGAATTTGATGGCTATCCAGAGAAGAATTTGCCAAAGAAACATCCTGAATTCCTCCGAGCTCGTGAA TATGGGCCACGCTTCTCCGAGTTGAACAGCTTCGAGCATGAGTATGGCACAAGGTGGAAGCAGTTGCACGAGCTGCATCGCCAGAAAGAGGAGGCCCTTAAAAAGGAGCTCTCTGCTGAGGAGGAGAAGCTTGAAGCTCAAATGGAGTATGCTAA ATACGAGCACGAGACAGAGTTGTTGCGCGAGCAGCTGCGTCAGCGCGAGCAGGACCGCGAGCGCCAGAAGCGCAGCTGGGAGCAAGCCGAGCGCGCCGCCGAGGAGCGCCGTGAGGCCGAGCGGGCGCAGCTGTTGCGCCAGGAAGAGGAGCTCTCCACGCGCATGCGCCACCAGGACGACGAGCTGAGGCGCCGCCAACAAGAAAACACACTCTTCGTGCAG gcTCAGCGCCTCAACTCCATGTTGGACAGACAAGAACAGGGCATGTTCGACCAGCAGCAACCCATG
- the LOC141431971 gene encoding protein no-on-transient A-like isoform X1 codes for MQMHAMNHYGNQRGFGGPPQPQRQGGRRGNNRGGFRQTRFDNNGPNQRNPNQGQGGQRPSNEPPKQAQQAAEKPPQQQQQQQPAQPVQAQPQKTEAPAQPNVQNVQKPPQNQPSQQNQQQPAPKPLMNIQTKPVESQDKVDKAVIDVDQPKPANQNMQQKNMNGGNFGGGNKQGGWQGGPGNKHGGNFNQGGNFNQGGNYGQGNKPFGQKHGGPGGQGGQGGPPRNQQRPNNRGGSLMDGKQPAQREEHMLANKLKDLVGPLVDLPPLDQSEVKFNGRSRLYIGNLTGDVTEEEIQALFAPYGETAELFVNKEKNFGFIKVDYRVNAEKAKRELDGKMRNGRTLRVRFAPHNSAVRVKNLPPFVSNELLYRAFEIFGKIERAYVKVDERGKSLGEGVVEYARKPSALAAIRNCTEKCFFLTSSLRPVIVESFEEPDEFDGYPEKNLPKKHPEFLRAREYGPRFSELNSFEHEYGTRWKQLHELHRQKEEALKKELSAEEEKLEAQMEYAKYEHETELLREQLRQREQDRERQKRSWEQAERAAEERREAERAQLLRQEEELSTRMRHQDDELRRRQQENTLFVQAQRLNSMLDRQEQGMFDQQQPMDGGGFREQFDMPNRSYDDMPQNRGWEGPRQMDDFPNKRRRF; via the exons ATGCAAATGCACGCCATGAATCATTACGGTAATCAACGAGGTTTTGGAGGCCCACCACAACCTCAACGACAGGGCGGTCGTCGGGGAAACAACCGAGGTGGATTCCGGCAGACGAGATTTGATAATAACGGCCCTAACCAGAGAAATCCTAACCAGGGACAAGGAGGTCAACGCCCCAGTAACGAG CCACCTAAACAAGCCCAGCAAGCTGCAGAGAAACCAccacagcagcagcagcagcagcagcctGCTCAACCTGTGCAAGCTCAACCGCAGAAGACTGAGGCTCCTGCTCAGCCCAATGTGCAGAATGTGCAGAAGCCTCCGCAGAACCAGCCTTCACAACAGAACCAGCAGCAACCAGCTCCCAAACCTCTCATGAATATTCAAACCAAGCCTGTGGAATCACAGGACAAAGTTGATAAAGCTGTTATTGATGTTGATCAGCCCAAACCTGCTAATCAAAATATGCAGCAGAAG AATATGAATGGTGGCAACTTTGGAGGAGGCAACAAACAGGGAGGCTGGCAAGGTGGGCCAGGAAATAAACATGGTGGTAACTTTAATCAGGGAGGTAATTTTAATCAGGGTGGTAATTATGGACAAGGGAACAAGCCTTTCGGGCAGAAACATGGTGGCCCTGGAGGACAGGGGGGTCAAGGTGGTCCTCCTCGCAATCAACAGCGCCCCAACAATAGAGGAGGTTCTCTAATGGATGGGAAGCAACCAGCGCAGAGAGAG GAACACATGTTGGCCAACAAGTTGAAGGATCTGGTTGGTCCATTGGTTGATTTACCCCCCTTAGACCAGAGTGAGGTCAAGTTTAATGGCAGAAGCCGTTTGTACATTGGTAATTTAACTGGAGATGTGACTGAAGAGGAAATTCAGGCTTTGTTCGCTCCTTATGGGGAAACAGCAGAACTATTTGTGAACAAAGAAAAGAACTTTGGATTTATTAAAGTT gaTTACAGGGTAAATGCTGAAAAAGCTAAGCGCGAGTTGGACGGTAAAATGAGGAATGGCAGAACACTGAGAGTTAGATTCGCGCCTCACAACAGTGCTGTGCGTGTAAAGAATTTGCCTCCATTTGTGTCCAATGAACTCCTTTACCGTGCTTTTGAAATTTTCGGCAAAATTGAAAGGGCTTATGTAAAGGTTGATGAGAGAGGGAAATCTCTGGGAGAGGGTGTCGTAGAGTATGCCCGAAAGCCCAGTGCCTTGGCTGCTATTCGCAACTGCACTGAGAAGtgctttttcttgacttc ATCTTTGCGTCCGGTTATTGTGGAAAGCTTTGAGGAGCCTGATGAATTTGATGGCTATCCAGAGAAGAATTTGCCAAAGAAACATCCTGAATTCCTCCGAGCTCGTGAA TATGGGCCACGCTTCTCCGAGTTGAACAGCTTCGAGCATGAGTATGGCACAAGGTGGAAGCAGTTGCACGAGCTGCATCGCCAGAAAGAGGAGGCCCTTAAAAAGGAGCTCTCTGCTGAGGAGGAGAAGCTTGAAGCTCAAATGGAGTATGCTAA ATACGAGCACGAGACAGAGTTGTTGCGCGAGCAGCTGCGTCAGCGCGAGCAGGACCGCGAGCGCCAGAAGCGCAGCTGGGAGCAAGCCGAGCGCGCCGCCGAGGAGCGCCGTGAGGCCGAGCGGGCGCAGCTGTTGCGCCAGGAAGAGGAGCTCTCCACGCGCATGCGCCACCAGGACGACGAGCTGAGGCGCCGCCAACAAGAAAACACACTCTTCGTGCAG gcTCAGCGCCTCAACTCCATGTTGGACAGACAAGAACAGGGCATGTTCGACCAGCAGCAACCCATG GATGGTGGAGGCTTCAGAGAGCAGTTCGACATGCCCAACCGAAGTTATGATGACATGCCGCAGAACCGCGGATGGGAAGGACCGCGCCAAATGGATGATTTTCCAAACAAACGTCGTCGATTCTAA
- the LOC141431971 gene encoding protein no-on-transient A-like isoform X2, translating into MQMHAMNHYGNQRGFGGPPQPQRQGGRRGNNRGGFRQTRFDNNGPNQRNPNQGQGGQRPSNEPPKQAQQAAEKPPQQQQQQQPAQPVQAQPQKTEAPAQPNVQNVQKPPQNQPSQQNQQQPAPKPLMNIQTKPVESQDKVDKAVIDVDQPKPANQNMQQKNMNGGNFGGGNKQGGWQGGPGNKHGGNFNQGGNFNQGGNYGQGNKPFGQKHGGPGGQGGQGGPPRNQQRPNNRGGSLMDGKQPAQREEHMLANKLKDLVGPLVDLPPLDQSEVKFNGRSRLYIGNLTGDVTEEEIQALFAPYGETAELFVNKEKNFGFIKVDYRVNAEKAKRELDGKMRNGRTLRVRFAPHNSAVRVKNLPPFVSNELLYRAFEIFGKIERAYVKVDERGKSLGEGVVEYARKPSALAAIRNCTEKCFFLTSSLRPVIVESFEEPDEFDGYPEKNLPKKHPEFLRAREYGPRFSELNSFEHEYGTRWKQLHELHRQKEEALKKELSAEEEKLEAQMEYAKYEHETELLREQLRQREQDRERQKRSWEQAERAAEERREAERAQLLRQEEELSTRMRHQDDELRRRQQENTLFVQAQRLNSMLDRQEQGMFDQQQPMMRHGKPWPLKTQRQPLQNY; encoded by the exons ATGCAAATGCACGCCATGAATCATTACGGTAATCAACGAGGTTTTGGAGGCCCACCACAACCTCAACGACAGGGCGGTCGTCGGGGAAACAACCGAGGTGGATTCCGGCAGACGAGATTTGATAATAACGGCCCTAACCAGAGAAATCCTAACCAGGGACAAGGAGGTCAACGCCCCAGTAACGAG CCACCTAAACAAGCCCAGCAAGCTGCAGAGAAACCAccacagcagcagcagcagcagcagcctGCTCAACCTGTGCAAGCTCAACCGCAGAAGACTGAGGCTCCTGCTCAGCCCAATGTGCAGAATGTGCAGAAGCCTCCGCAGAACCAGCCTTCACAACAGAACCAGCAGCAACCAGCTCCCAAACCTCTCATGAATATTCAAACCAAGCCTGTGGAATCACAGGACAAAGTTGATAAAGCTGTTATTGATGTTGATCAGCCCAAACCTGCTAATCAAAATATGCAGCAGAAG AATATGAATGGTGGCAACTTTGGAGGAGGCAACAAACAGGGAGGCTGGCAAGGTGGGCCAGGAAATAAACATGGTGGTAACTTTAATCAGGGAGGTAATTTTAATCAGGGTGGTAATTATGGACAAGGGAACAAGCCTTTCGGGCAGAAACATGGTGGCCCTGGAGGACAGGGGGGTCAAGGTGGTCCTCCTCGCAATCAACAGCGCCCCAACAATAGAGGAGGTTCTCTAATGGATGGGAAGCAACCAGCGCAGAGAGAG GAACACATGTTGGCCAACAAGTTGAAGGATCTGGTTGGTCCATTGGTTGATTTACCCCCCTTAGACCAGAGTGAGGTCAAGTTTAATGGCAGAAGCCGTTTGTACATTGGTAATTTAACTGGAGATGTGACTGAAGAGGAAATTCAGGCTTTGTTCGCTCCTTATGGGGAAACAGCAGAACTATTTGTGAACAAAGAAAAGAACTTTGGATTTATTAAAGTT gaTTACAGGGTAAATGCTGAAAAAGCTAAGCGCGAGTTGGACGGTAAAATGAGGAATGGCAGAACACTGAGAGTTAGATTCGCGCCTCACAACAGTGCTGTGCGTGTAAAGAATTTGCCTCCATTTGTGTCCAATGAACTCCTTTACCGTGCTTTTGAAATTTTCGGCAAAATTGAAAGGGCTTATGTAAAGGTTGATGAGAGAGGGAAATCTCTGGGAGAGGGTGTCGTAGAGTATGCCCGAAAGCCCAGTGCCTTGGCTGCTATTCGCAACTGCACTGAGAAGtgctttttcttgacttc ATCTTTGCGTCCGGTTATTGTGGAAAGCTTTGAGGAGCCTGATGAATTTGATGGCTATCCAGAGAAGAATTTGCCAAAGAAACATCCTGAATTCCTCCGAGCTCGTGAA TATGGGCCACGCTTCTCCGAGTTGAACAGCTTCGAGCATGAGTATGGCACAAGGTGGAAGCAGTTGCACGAGCTGCATCGCCAGAAAGAGGAGGCCCTTAAAAAGGAGCTCTCTGCTGAGGAGGAGAAGCTTGAAGCTCAAATGGAGTATGCTAA ATACGAGCACGAGACAGAGTTGTTGCGCGAGCAGCTGCGTCAGCGCGAGCAGGACCGCGAGCGCCAGAAGCGCAGCTGGGAGCAAGCCGAGCGCGCCGCCGAGGAGCGCCGTGAGGCCGAGCGGGCGCAGCTGTTGCGCCAGGAAGAGGAGCTCTCCACGCGCATGCGCCACCAGGACGACGAGCTGAGGCGCCGCCAACAAGAAAACACACTCTTCGTGCAG gcTCAGCGCCTCAACTCCATGTTGGACAGACAAGAACAGGGCATGTTCGACCAGCAGCAACCCATG